A single region of the Halopiger xanaduensis SH-6 genome encodes:
- the folP gene encoding dihydropteroate synthase, giving the protein MEYHEAADALFGLRRFRPKPGTESTARLLAHLGNPHEDVDFVQVAGSNGKGSTARMLERTLREAGLSVGLYTSPHLEELRERVRVDGRKIPRSAVCEFVDSTQDYLTDRAADGESPTFFETMTALALWQFDREDVDVAVLEVGIGGKFDATSVVDPIASAVTSVTLEHTGILGDTEEEIARDKAHVAPDEAPLVTGVSGDPLEAVRDVAGDVVTVGFADEDPEPDVRVEYGGRTNHTEAAVSIDADEWGVETRVPLPGEHQAENAGIAATLARQVAGVSTDDIARGLRSAHWPGRFEVIDTEPLVVLDGAHNPGACETLASTLGSYEYDDLRVVFGAMHDKDHREMAAALPTPDAVVATEPSLDRAEDPAVLADVFDDAGVEDVRIEGAVQAALETALSEADRSDCVLVTGSLFAVAEARRRWTRTEISKRIRDRSDAREALAGANVPEASVRQLSGQGVHRVVRTRLQRRQATLVKEELLRVGGECALSGLQRDDEPVDTLLMGTFAQFERLVDRLESDADARSLGLAELAAELRGTLEISDAGAPPNEFVANQSPLSRSPWPWFDRTAVMGILNVTPDSFHDGGEYDAVEDAVARAEAMVEAGADVLDVGGESTRPGADPVSTEEEIDRVVPVLERVRDFDIPISIDTRKAAVADAALEAGADIINDVSGLEDPEMRFVAADHDAGLIVMHSINAPVVPGQEVTYDDVVEDVIDQLSERVLLAEKAGVDRENIVVDPGIGFGKSARESFEILDRLEEFRALGCPVLFGHSHKSMFEHVGSEAGDCLDATVAASALAADRGADLVRVHDVPENVAAVRTALATRNPDRFEW; this is encoded by the coding sequence ATGGAGTATCACGAGGCGGCGGACGCGCTCTTCGGTCTGCGACGGTTCCGCCCGAAACCGGGGACGGAGTCGACCGCGCGGCTCCTCGCCCACCTCGGGAACCCACACGAGGACGTCGATTTCGTGCAGGTCGCCGGCTCCAACGGGAAAGGGAGCACGGCGCGGATGCTCGAGCGGACGCTCCGGGAAGCCGGGCTCTCGGTGGGACTGTACACCTCGCCGCACCTCGAGGAACTGCGCGAGCGGGTGCGGGTCGACGGGCGCAAGATCCCCCGGTCGGCCGTCTGCGAGTTCGTCGACTCGACGCAGGACTACCTCACGGACCGGGCCGCCGACGGGGAGTCGCCCACCTTCTTCGAGACGATGACCGCGCTGGCGCTCTGGCAGTTCGACCGCGAGGACGTCGACGTGGCCGTCCTCGAGGTCGGCATCGGCGGGAAGTTCGACGCCACGAGCGTCGTCGATCCGATCGCGAGCGCGGTCACCAGCGTCACCCTCGAGCACACGGGCATCCTCGGCGACACCGAGGAAGAGATCGCCCGCGACAAAGCCCACGTCGCCCCGGACGAGGCGCCGCTCGTGACCGGCGTCTCGGGCGACCCGCTCGAGGCGGTCCGAGACGTTGCCGGCGACGTCGTCACGGTCGGCTTCGCCGACGAGGACCCCGAACCCGACGTCCGCGTCGAGTACGGCGGCCGGACGAACCACACCGAAGCGGCCGTCTCGATCGACGCCGACGAGTGGGGTGTCGAGACGCGCGTGCCGCTACCGGGCGAGCACCAGGCCGAGAACGCCGGGATCGCCGCGACGCTCGCGCGGCAGGTCGCCGGCGTTTCGACCGACGACATCGCCCGCGGGCTGCGCAGCGCCCACTGGCCGGGCCGGTTCGAGGTGATCGACACCGAGCCGCTGGTCGTCCTCGATGGCGCGCACAATCCCGGCGCCTGCGAGACGCTCGCGTCGACGCTCGGCAGCTACGAGTACGACGACCTCCGCGTCGTCTTCGGCGCGATGCACGACAAGGACCACCGGGAGATGGCCGCGGCGCTGCCGACCCCCGACGCGGTCGTCGCGACGGAACCCTCCCTCGACCGCGCCGAGGATCCGGCCGTCCTCGCCGACGTGTTCGACGACGCCGGCGTCGAAGACGTCCGCATCGAGGGTGCCGTGCAGGCCGCCCTCGAGACGGCCCTTTCCGAGGCCGATCGATCCGACTGCGTGCTCGTCACCGGCTCGCTGTTCGCGGTCGCCGAGGCGCGCCGGCGGTGGACTCGCACCGAGATTTCGAAGCGCATCCGCGACCGCTCGGACGCCCGCGAGGCGCTCGCAGGTGCGAACGTTCCCGAGGCCAGCGTCCGGCAACTGAGCGGGCAGGGCGTCCACCGCGTCGTGCGCACGCGCTTGCAGCGACGGCAAGCGACGCTGGTGAAGGAGGAATTGCTGCGCGTCGGCGGCGAGTGTGCGCTCTCAGGGCTCCAGCGGGACGACGAACCCGTCGACACCCTCCTGATGGGGACGTTCGCGCAGTTCGAACGCCTCGTCGACCGCCTCGAGTCGGACGCCGACGCGCGGTCGCTGGGGCTCGCCGAACTCGCCGCGGAACTGCGGGGAACGCTCGAGATCAGCGACGCTGGCGCCCCTCCAAACGAGTTCGTAGCCAATCAGTCGCCGCTGTCGCGGTCGCCGTGGCCGTGGTTCGATCGCACCGCCGTGATGGGCATCCTGAACGTCACGCCCGACAGCTTCCACGACGGCGGCGAGTACGACGCCGTCGAGGACGCCGTCGCCCGCGCGGAGGCGATGGTCGAGGCCGGCGCCGATGTGCTCGACGTCGGCGGCGAGTCGACCCGTCCCGGCGCCGACCCCGTTTCGACCGAGGAGGAGATCGACCGCGTCGTGCCCGTCCTCGAGCGGGTCCGAGACTTCGACATCCCGATCTCGATCGACACCCGCAAGGCCGCCGTCGCCGACGCGGCCCTCGAAGCCGGCGCCGATATCATCAACGACGTCTCGGGGCTCGAGGACCCCGAAATGCGGTTCGTCGCGGCCGACCACGACGCGGGGCTGATCGTGATGCACAGCATCAACGCGCCGGTCGTCCCGGGACAGGAGGTGACCTACGACGACGTCGTCGAGGACGTCATCGACCAGCTTTCCGAGCGGGTGCTGCTCGCGGAGAAGGCGGGCGTCGACCGCGAGAACATCGTCGTCGATCCCGGCATCGGCTTCGGCAAGTCGGCCCGCGAGAGCTTCGAGATTCTCGACCGGCTCGAGGAGTTCCGCGCGCTGGGCTGTCCGGTTCTCTTCGGGCACTCCCACAAGTCGATGTTCGAGCACGTCGGCAGCGAGGCCGGCGACTGCCTCGACGCGACGGTCGCGGCGAGCGCGCTCGCGGCCGACCGCGGGGCCGACCTCGTCCGCGTCCACGACGTTCCCGAGAACGTCGCCGCGGTCCGGACGGCGCTCGCGACGCGGAATCCGGATCGCTTCGAGTGGTAG
- a CDS encoding DUF7539 family protein: MVEAPAERQLVVRARSNLERWTNSARTAAYRDLFEGDDPVLTPDELQLLDAIDSELERHGGDGVWGTDQYGIHTAGPAGSDRSLGVVCVYHPQITDDSVLRGGDGLDDETEERLNAALWQYGERVATLIEDELEEFVRSTQQ, encoded by the coding sequence ATGGTCGAGGCTCCGGCGGAACGCCAACTGGTCGTGCGAGCCCGCTCCAACCTGGAGCGGTGGACGAACAGCGCCCGAACGGCGGCCTACCGCGACCTGTTCGAGGGAGACGATCCGGTGCTTACACCGGACGAACTGCAACTGCTCGATGCGATCGACTCGGAACTGGAGCGCCACGGCGGCGACGGGGTCTGGGGAACCGATCAGTACGGAATCCACACCGCCGGCCCGGCGGGGTCGGATCGCTCGCTCGGCGTCGTCTGCGTGTACCACCCGCAGATCACCGACGACTCCGTCCTTCGAGGCGGGGACGGGCTCGACGACGAGACCGAGGAGCGACTCAACGCGGCCCTCTGGCAGTACGGGGAGCGCGTCGCGACGCTCATCGAGGACGAACTCGAGGAGTTCGTTCGATCGACCCAGCAGTAA
- a CDS encoding aldo/keto reductase — translation MEYTTLGNTGTTVSKLCFGTWRFAMESDGVVETDREEAHELLDTAWENGINFIDTANVYGDPNGTSEEWIGEWLEDHDREDVVIASKVYFPFDGWGEPGPNDSGLGRKHIRAQIEGTLDRLGTDYLDVYYIHRWDEDTPIRETLRTLTELVEEGKVHYLGASSMAAWQLTKALWKSDVEGLERFDVTQPMVNAVQYDEVSDYLDVCADQDLAVCPYSPLAGGFLTGKYERTEDGGIEAPDGSRGSLDEMFDEWYVQENAWDVLEAVEGVADELDATPAQVSLRWLMEQDRFTCVPIVGARTSDQLEENVGAVDLDLSDEQFERIEAARGTDE, via the coding sequence ATGGAGTACACGACACTCGGCAACACGGGCACGACGGTATCGAAGCTCTGTTTCGGCACCTGGCGCTTCGCCATGGAGAGCGACGGCGTGGTCGAAACCGACCGCGAGGAGGCCCACGAGCTGCTCGATACCGCCTGGGAGAACGGGATCAACTTCATCGACACGGCCAACGTCTACGGCGATCCCAACGGCACCAGCGAGGAGTGGATCGGCGAGTGGCTCGAGGATCACGACCGCGAGGACGTCGTCATCGCCTCGAAGGTGTACTTCCCCTTCGACGGCTGGGGCGAGCCCGGGCCGAACGACTCCGGGCTGGGGCGCAAGCACATCCGCGCCCAGATCGAGGGGACTCTCGACCGGCTGGGAACTGACTACCTCGACGTCTACTACATCCACCGCTGGGACGAGGACACGCCGATTCGGGAGACCCTGCGAACGCTGACCGAACTCGTCGAGGAGGGGAAGGTCCACTACCTCGGCGCCTCGTCGATGGCCGCCTGGCAGCTGACCAAGGCGCTCTGGAAGAGCGATGTCGAGGGCCTCGAGCGGTTCGACGTCACCCAGCCGATGGTCAACGCGGTCCAGTACGACGAGGTGAGCGATTACCTCGACGTCTGCGCGGATCAGGATCTGGCGGTCTGTCCGTACTCGCCGCTCGCGGGCGGGTTCCTCACCGGCAAGTACGAGCGCACCGAGGACGGCGGCATCGAAGCCCCCGACGGCTCCCGCGGCAGTCTGGACGAGATGTTCGACGAGTGGTACGTCCAGGAGAACGCCTGGGACGTCCTCGAGGCCGTCGAGGGCGTCGCCGACGAACTCGACGCGACGCCGGCGCAAGTCTCGCTGCGCTGGCTGATGGAGCAGGACCGCTTTACGTGCGTCCCGATCGTCGGCGCGCGAACGTCCGACCAGCTCGAGGAGAACGTCGGCGCGGTCGACCTCGACCTCTCCGACGAGCAGTTCGAGCGGATCGAGGCGGCCCGAGGGACGGACGAGTAA
- a CDS encoding thioredoxin domain-containing protein, translated as MHRRSFLAATAGASAIGLAGCTSFLEASMPEELAGVDPDRQLPVPTLGDGPVAVDVYEDFGCPHCQDFQAEVFPTLESDYIEPGEIEYRHRDFVVMASDTSAARANAARAVQADTRADDDPNGRFFEYKRA; from the coding sequence ATGCATCGCCGCTCGTTTCTCGCTGCGACCGCCGGCGCGTCCGCGATCGGCCTCGCCGGCTGTACCTCGTTTTTGGAAGCGTCCATGCCCGAAGAACTCGCCGGCGTCGATCCCGACCGCCAGCTACCGGTCCCGACGCTCGGCGACGGACCGGTCGCGGTCGACGTCTACGAGGATTTCGGCTGTCCGCACTGTCAGGACTTTCAGGCCGAGGTGTTCCCCACGCTCGAGTCCGACTACATCGAGCCGGGTGAGATCGAGTACCGCCACCGAGATTTCGTCGTGATGGCGTCGGATACCTCCGCGGCGCGGGCGAACGCCGCCCGCGCGGTTCAGGCGGACACCCGCGCCGACGACGATCCTAACGGCCGCTTCTTCGAGTACAAGCGCGCGTGA
- a CDS encoding PadR family transcriptional regulator, with product MSKWLQSGRRRDMCVLLAAAEDGELRGQQLKSRLESHYDDRIDPKSFYGSLSALVEAGFVEERTEGIHDVYRLTESGQRRVRDHYEWLRERLESGDEA from the coding sequence ATGAGCAAGTGGCTCCAGAGCGGCCGCCGCCGGGACATGTGCGTCCTGCTGGCCGCCGCCGAAGACGGCGAACTCCGCGGGCAGCAGCTGAAGTCGCGCCTCGAGTCCCACTACGACGACCGCATCGACCCGAAGTCGTTCTACGGCTCGCTGTCGGCGCTGGTCGAGGCCGGCTTCGTCGAGGAACGAACCGAAGGAATTCACGACGTTTATCGGCTCACCGAGAGCGGCCAGCGGCGCGTACGAGACCACTACGAGTGGCTTCGGGAGCGTCTCGAATCTGGAGACGAGGCGTAA
- a CDS encoding heme o synthase codes for MATDSFPRPIGTHRRFSGLLTATALGVYLLLIVGATTSITDAASACSTWPTCHAPTDPLNETQLAIVWGHRIAAVVVGLLVAATAAVAALGDATARVRRTLLASAALYVIQVGVGAATATLGADAVAPGLHLGLGVVIFAGVVLALAWDLELTTGQADDAIAAEPSMAAEPLEADGTEERELPSSPLARARLTAFAYFKMMKPRLMWLLCLVAAAGMALAAGPALDAYTIVATLGGGVLAIGASGTFNHVLERDIDRRMSRTADRPLATDLVPVRNALAFGGLLTVASLGVFLTINRLAAALGLAAILFYSVVYTLLLKPNTVQNTVIGGFAGALPALIGWAAVTNEIGVPALALAGVIFLWTPAHFYNLALAYKDDYARGGFPMMPVVRGETETRKHIVYYLAATLVSTVALAWLTDLGAIYAATVAIFGGVFLWAAVVLHFEQTERAAFRSFHASNAFLGAVLVAVLVDALVL; via the coding sequence GTGGCAACCGACTCGTTTCCCCGACCGATCGGGACTCATCGACGCTTTTCCGGACTCCTGACAGCGACCGCACTGGGCGTTTACCTCCTGCTGATCGTCGGCGCGACGACGTCGATCACGGACGCCGCGTCGGCGTGTTCGACGTGGCCGACCTGCCACGCGCCGACCGATCCGCTGAACGAGACGCAACTCGCGATCGTCTGGGGCCACCGCATCGCGGCCGTCGTCGTCGGCCTGCTCGTCGCCGCGACGGCCGCCGTCGCCGCGCTCGGCGACGCCACCGCCCGCGTTCGGCGGACGCTGCTCGCGTCGGCCGCCCTCTACGTGATCCAGGTCGGCGTCGGCGCGGCGACCGCGACGCTCGGCGCCGACGCCGTCGCGCCCGGGCTCCACCTCGGGCTCGGCGTCGTCATCTTCGCCGGCGTCGTCCTCGCGCTGGCCTGGGACCTCGAGCTCACCACCGGCCAGGCGGACGACGCGATCGCGGCCGAGCCGAGCATGGCGGCCGAACCGCTCGAGGCCGACGGAACGGAGGAGCGCGAACTCCCCTCGAGCCCGCTCGCTCGCGCCCGGCTGACCGCCTTCGCCTACTTCAAGATGATGAAGCCGCGGCTGATGTGGCTGCTCTGTCTCGTCGCCGCCGCGGGGATGGCGCTGGCCGCCGGTCCGGCCCTCGACGCGTACACCATCGTCGCCACGCTCGGCGGGGGCGTCCTCGCGATCGGCGCGTCGGGGACGTTCAACCACGTCTTAGAGCGCGATATCGACCGGCGGATGTCCCGGACCGCGGACCGGCCGCTGGCGACGGATCTGGTGCCGGTTCGGAACGCGCTGGCCTTCGGCGGGCTGCTGACGGTCGCCTCGCTCGGCGTCTTCCTGACGATCAACCGGCTCGCGGCGGCGCTTGGGCTAGCCGCAATCTTGTTCTACAGCGTCGTCTACACACTGCTGCTCAAGCCGAATACGGTTCAAAACACGGTCATCGGCGGCTTCGCCGGCGCGCTCCCGGCGCTGATCGGCTGGGCGGCCGTCACCAACGAGATCGGGGTTCCGGCGCTCGCGCTCGCGGGCGTCATCTTCCTCTGGACGCCGGCGCACTTCTACAACCTCGCGCTGGCGTACAAGGACGACTACGCTCGCGGCGGCTTCCCGATGATGCCGGTCGTCCGCGGCGAGACCGAGACCCGCAAACACATCGTCTACTACCTCGCGGCGACGCTCGTGAGCACGGTCGCGCTCGCGTGGCTGACCGACCTCGGGGCGATCTACGCCGCGACGGTCGCGATCTTCGGCGGGGTCTTCCTCTGGGCCGCCGTCGTCCTCCACTTCGAGCAGACCGAACGCGCGGCGTTCCGCTCGTTCCACGCCTCGAACGCCTTCCTCGGGGCGGTGCTGGTCGCCGTGCTGGTCGACGCGCTCGTGCTGTAG
- a CDS encoding DUF7111 family protein, whose protein sequence is MTEPEGEAESGTETGTAAEGESNGDDARTAESDGIAATYEETDAERILAFERTGGAGTGPSATAAIAQNTEGYAMLKVRPTPDGDELERYYGFDMALDHAAELLGVSPGDLPVPDAAADMGM, encoded by the coding sequence ATGACCGAACCGGAGGGCGAGGCGGAATCTGGTACGGAGACGGGAACGGCTGCCGAAGGCGAGTCGAACGGCGACGACGCGCGAACCGCCGAAAGCGACGGGATCGCGGCGACCTACGAGGAAACCGACGCCGAGCGAATCCTCGCGTTCGAACGCACGGGCGGCGCCGGCACCGGGCCGAGCGCGACCGCCGCCATCGCACAGAATACGGAGGGGTACGCCATGCTGAAGGTCCGCCCGACGCCCGACGGCGACGAACTCGAGCGCTACTACGGGTTCGACATGGCGCTCGACCACGCCGCGGAGTTGCTCGGCGTCTCGCCCGGCGACCTGCCGGTGCCGGACGCGGCCGCGGACATGGGGATGTAA
- a CDS encoding DsbA family protein, giving the protein MSDDIGGPDELAATAEDVGADPSAVTAALEDDTYYPTLVADWERGDEAGVEATPTVFVDGEQVDDSQDEESVVSAIEDALA; this is encoded by the coding sequence ATGAGCGACGACATCGGCGGCCCGGACGAACTGGCCGCGACCGCAGAGGACGTCGGCGCCGACCCGTCGGCCGTGACGGCGGCGCTCGAGGACGACACCTACTACCCGACGCTGGTGGCGGACTGGGAGCGCGGCGACGAAGCGGGAGTCGAGGCGACCCCGACGGTGTTCGTGGACGGCGAACAGGTCGACGATTCGCAGGACGAGGAGTCGGTCGTCTCGGCCATTGAAGACGCGCTCGCGTAG
- a CDS encoding DUF3267 domain-containing protein: MSRTASARSRPLAEFRLTRRVALQWLGTAVVGFFVFAYCFARLLAAIRGEALEPIVIRATPPTVHFWLVVSLGLVALVVVLHEALHGLVMTRYGDSPGFGLGVSYFVLPYAYAETRGEFTRNQLLAMLLAPFVAITILGVAAMLVYPSSVWLIPLATNAAGSIGDLWMAATLLQYPATVRVTELPTGGVQGFAIYGPEADQHADGQRGPLERRPPAIFLTTVLAGAAGTLAVLVGLGIVAVLASLAFGSGDVVIGHPDGRWFLFRHELGVRGDAHLEIGAASVLAVAAVGGIAWTLAAAVRGGLE; the protein is encoded by the coding sequence GTGTCCCGGACGGCGTCCGCCAGGTCCCGCCCGCTCGCCGAGTTCCGCCTCACGCGGCGGGTCGCCCTCCAGTGGCTCGGAACCGCAGTAGTCGGCTTCTTCGTCTTCGCGTACTGCTTCGCCCGCCTCCTCGCGGCGATTCGGGGGGAGGCGCTCGAGCCGATCGTGATCCGGGCGACGCCGCCGACCGTCCACTTCTGGCTCGTCGTCTCGCTGGGGCTCGTCGCGCTCGTCGTGGTGCTCCACGAAGCGCTCCACGGGCTAGTCATGACGCGGTACGGCGACTCGCCCGGGTTCGGACTCGGGGTCTCCTACTTCGTACTGCCGTACGCGTACGCCGAAACGCGGGGCGAGTTCACCCGGAATCAGCTGCTCGCGATGTTGCTCGCGCCGTTCGTCGCGATTACGATCCTCGGCGTCGCCGCCATGCTGGTCTACCCGTCGTCGGTGTGGCTGATCCCGCTCGCGACGAACGCGGCCGGCTCGATCGGCGACCTCTGGATGGCCGCGACGCTGCTGCAGTACCCCGCGACCGTTCGCGTTACCGAACTCCCGACCGGCGGCGTGCAGGGCTTTGCGATCTACGGTCCGGAAGCCGACCAGCACGCGGACGGGCAGCGGGGACCCCTAGAGCGCCGACCCCCCGCCATCTTCCTCACGACGGTGCTCGCGGGCGCCGCCGGCACGCTCGCCGTCCTCGTCGGCCTCGGCATCGTCGCCGTGCTGGCCTCGCTCGCGTTCGGCTCCGGCGACGTCGTGATCGGCCACCCCGACGGTCGGTGGTTCCTCTTCCGGCACGAACTCGGCGTCCGCGGGGACGCACACCTCGAGATCGGCGCGGCGTCCGTGCTGGCAGTCGCCGCCGTCGGCGGGATCGCGTGGACGCTCGCGGCGGCCGTTCGCGGCGGACTCGAGTGA
- a CDS encoding ABC transporter ATP-binding protein, producing the protein MRPADAPAIETDGLTKRYGETTAVSNLTMSVDRGTVYGFLGPNGAGKTTTMRMLTTLTKPTSGTARVAGHSIAEREAVAPYIGYLPEDPPVYDELTGREQLEYAAGLRDIPEDEADERIESLLERFDLLADANKRIEDYSKGMRQKVGVIQAVLHEPAVAFLDEPTSGLDPRAARTMRDTIADLADREMTIFLSTHILPVVDELADEIGVLHDGELVAEGDPETLKSRAETGDARSLEDAFLEVTREEPQHDAATAEPPLE; encoded by the coding sequence ATGCGCCCCGCCGACGCCCCCGCTATCGAGACCGACGGCCTGACGAAACGCTACGGCGAGACGACCGCCGTCTCGAACCTGACGATGTCCGTCGATCGGGGAACCGTCTACGGCTTCCTCGGTCCAAACGGGGCCGGCAAGACGACGACGATGCGGATGCTGACGACGCTGACGAAGCCCACGTCGGGGACCGCCCGCGTCGCCGGCCACTCGATCGCCGAGCGCGAGGCCGTCGCGCCCTACATCGGTTACCTCCCCGAAGATCCGCCGGTCTACGACGAACTCACCGGCCGCGAACAGCTCGAGTACGCCGCCGGGCTCCGAGATATTCCGGAGGACGAGGCCGACGAGCGGATCGAATCATTGCTCGAGCGGTTCGACCTGCTGGCCGACGCCAACAAGCGCATCGAGGACTACTCGAAGGGGATGCGCCAGAAGGTCGGGGTCATCCAGGCCGTGCTCCACGAACCGGCCGTCGCCTTCCTCGACGAGCCGACCAGCGGGCTCGATCCCCGCGCCGCGCGGACGATGCGGGACACCATCGCCGACCTCGCGGACCGGGAGATGACGATCTTCCTCTCGACGCACATCCTCCCCGTGGTCGACGAACTGGCCGACGAGATCGGCGTCCTCCACGACGGGGAACTCGTCGCCGAGGGCGACCCCGAGACGCTCAAGTCCCGAGCCGAGACCGGCGACGCGCGGAGCCTCGAGGACGCCTTCCTCGAGGTGACCCGCGAGGAACCCCAACACGACGCGGCGACGGCGGAACCGCCGCTGGAGTAG
- a CDS encoding cupin domain-containing protein gives MSKTDFDTEREFNDAKFSARTVFETDRMKVVCGYFEPGQFIPVHAPGSDVAIHVRSGTGVVRDGDDEHAVEPGDVVTVPADVDRGVRASEDERLEALLVTGPPPTDAEHDPVREGLKRGVFDPSA, from the coding sequence ATGTCAAAGACAGACTTCGACACCGAACGGGAGTTCAACGACGCCAAATTCTCCGCACGCACCGTCTTCGAAACCGACCGCATGAAGGTCGTCTGCGGCTACTTCGAACCGGGGCAGTTCATCCCCGTCCACGCGCCGGGCAGCGACGTCGCTATCCACGTTCGCTCCGGGACCGGCGTCGTCCGCGACGGCGACGACGAACACGCGGTCGAACCCGGGGACGTCGTCACCGTGCCCGCAGACGTCGACCGTGGAGTGCGGGCGAGCGAGGACGAGCGCCTCGAGGCGCTGCTCGTGACCGGGCCACCGCCGACCGACGCCGAACACGACCCCGTCCGAGAGGGATTGAAACGCGGCGTGTTCGATCCGAGCGCGTAG